The DNA segment GGCAAGTAAGTGCAGTATTCTAAAAGTTACTGTATACCTAAAAAACATTAATAGGTTCAAAGATTTTAATAAAATTTACGAAGAGTTTAATGATACTATAAAAAAATTCGGCCTTAAAAAAAGTCCAACGCTATTAAAGTTAATGGAATATTTTGTTAAGAATCCTGAAAGAGTATTATTCGAAAAATAGAAAGAAAGGAGCTTAAAATGAGAAACGCAAATATTTATCCATCGCCCAGTTATCTATCATATTTCGGCTATAATAAACCGATTGTCAGTCCGGACGACTCACTTTTTGCTAAACTTAACATTAATAATTGTAACACAGAATCCGTAAAAAATCAAGAGGTTTTAAGCATTAATAACACCAAAAAACCGGAAAATTATGACATTTTAGGAATTGATAATTTTGACGTTATAAAAACAGAAGAACAACTAAAAACAGAAGTTGC comes from the Desulfurobacteriaceae bacterium genome and includes:
- a CDS encoding Rid family detoxifying hydrolase; protein product: MKVIITENAPLPLGPYSQGILSGNLVFTAGQIGVDPKTGKLAEGFENQVVQALKNLEAILNKAGASKCSILKVTVYLKNINRFKDFNKIYEEFNDTIKKFGLKKSPTLLKLMEYFVKNPERVLFEK